In Fragaria vesca subsp. vesca linkage group LG1, FraVesHawaii_1.0, whole genome shotgun sequence, the sequence ACAACCATGAAAAGTGTAGAAACTCAAGCAGACATTGATTACAAGACTTCAAAAGAAAAAAAAATCAATGTAAGTAGAAAGAAATTTTGAAAATAAGAGATAAATTAGAGAATCCCACAAATTTTTTCCCCCAATTTAAATAGATTGAAAATAGTTCATATTGACAATTTCATACTCTATATAAGAAGAAGAAGATTAAGAGCAATTTTAACAGACTCTCTATTTTAGCTTTTAGCTATTTTAGAGAGCGTGTTTAACTTTTTTGATGTTTTAAGAGCTCCAGCAAACTAGCCAAACTTGAGCTATTTTGACTTTTAGCTATATCGCTAGCTATATTTAGCTAGCGAGATGACTCAGATGAGGTTAGCTATAATTTTAATACATTCCTTGTAAGATATTTTATGTGAGATATAAATATATTTAAATTATTTAATTTCTATTTGAAGAATAATGTTGATGTAATGCTAGCTAGAATAGAGAGCATTGATGCAGCCATATTTTTAAAATGGCTAGCCAAAATAACATTTTAGCTAATTTGACTAAAATTTAACTTAAAAATGGCTAGCATTGTTAAAGATGCTCTGAGAGTTATACTTGAGGATTTTTAGAGACTTGAGAAGGAGAAGACTAGAAAATCTAGGAGTAGAAAAGGGAACTGAAGAGCATAGACGTAGTCACAAACAGAGGAAGAGTTGATGCGCATCATGTCGGGAAGTTGCAAAAACACATAATATATATTCCTAGTTTTTTTTTTTGAATCTCAAAACCCTTGGTTGGGCTTGAGCCCTACCAAGCTTAGGCTTGGCTCCGCGCCTGGTGATTGATACCCTAAAAAACTATATATACGTCTTTAATTTATAAGGTTTGGTGGTTTGGTCATTGTGGAACAGAGTAATGCACAACTACTATTATGAATCAAATGATAGATACATACCAGTATTCTAAGACTTTCATGTCATATGATTTTTTTTATATGCTAACACAACTAAATTACAAAAAATAACCTCTAGAGCAACCAGCTCCAAAAATGTCAAAATTCAAAATCTGCCTAACAGTAACAAGAAAGTTGACCATTAGAGAGCTTGTGTCCCAAATTGACAAAGGCATTAGCAACGAAGTTTTCTTCTCAAAAAGCATGATGAGAGGAGATATGATAAAAAAATGTAGCAATCATTCTGATATCTTGGATAATCTAAAGGAGCTTCAAGAGGCATTTGAACTTCATGTCATATGGTTGAGGAATAATGTTCGATCAGTGTTCTAAAACAAGGTCGTACGTTAAGCGCACCTAGGCGATGGACGACAGCTGACCTAGGAGAGGAACCCCAAATCGGAGCCTTTAAGTGTTTCTAGTTGTAGACAGCTGCCTAGGCGATCTAGGCGGCCTATAAGAGGCATTTGTTTTATTCTAGCTAGAATTGTATATTGTATGCTTAATATATAGTAACTCCAGTAATTAAATTCAACTTCTTATTACCATTTCGTAGTAAGAAACACCAGTGGCAATAATTGTACGTTGGTTAGCAATGATAGACAAAACCAAAATTAAAATCCAGAATAAAATCTGAAAACCAACCTCCACTTCCCGCAACCACAAGCCTAGACCAGATCACACAGATACTTCAACCAGACCCACTTAAAGTAATTAAAGGCCCCATTACCTCTTTTAATCAAATAATTTGTCTCTTTATACATCATATTGAATTAGTTTAACACAACATATAAAACCATAGTGTACCCTAAATTCCTAAAATATAGAATTATACAAGTACGCTCCCCCAACTTACAAAAAATGTCTTTATATGTCTTGAAAAAATTAGTATATTGTACATAATAATGCACTTATAAAATGCATCCAATCCAATGCCAAACCTCTAGCGTGCCCAATATTTGCTCTTCTTTAACTTTAAGATGCTCAATAATTTTTGTCCATTAACATAAAGAAACACTAAAGAAACAAATAACTAGGCTTCTCCAATCCCCACATAACTTGCTCTTTAAACAGACTTTTCGTCATTGGCCGAAAATTAAACACAATTTTTTCCCATTAAGTTGTGATTACACAAAGGTTTAAAGAGAGGAATGATTTGAGAAATAAAAGCACACAATAATTAGTTAATGCAAAAAAAATATATCCAATAGTATAAAATTTGTAACGGTGACGTGTCCACTTCTCTCAACTATCCAATCATTGTCGAAAGTCGAAACCGATACTTGCATGGCAATCACATCCCCAAAGAAGCAAAACCCTAATCTGCTATGGCAGTCAATCAATCACGAACGGACGGCTGAGATTCAGTGACTTGTCTTGACGGGGTTGACCTTATCTGGTTTAAAGTCCGTGCTGTGTAGGCTGGCTCTGCCATGCAGGGCCGTAGTATAGGACTGCGCTAGCTGCGGGGTTTTAGCTGTCCCTCCCTCCCTTGATCAGTTGAATCGTAGCCGTACACGTAGACCTGGTGTCGACCTTGCCAAAAATGATGTTAATCGTGAATGATAAAGATGCTTACATTTTGACCTCTCATCGGGAAAGCCACGCTACCCTAAAAGCTGGAAAAAAGCCGCTTTTTCAGGACGCCAAAAGCTCTACTCCCCTTGGTCAATACTCACCGGTCACTAGTCACTCCTTAGTGAGTAAGATACTAAAATCGAACGGAGTAAATTCAAACAGTTCTAACTCCGTGAACTTTAAATATAATCTCTTATACATACGATATATACATTAATAAACGAGTCAAGTTAAAAAATAAATTCATAGAATTTCATGTTGTAAACTTTAAATACAATCTCATTTGTATACAATTCATGCTGAGATATACTGAAACTATTAAGCCGAAAGATCATATTAAAACGATCGCTTAAAACATGTTTTTTAACTTTCTTAAATTTCAATACTTCATAACATATATTGAACATTATACGAGACCGTTACATATGATGAATGTAGACAGTGTAGACAAGAAACATTGGGTTTTCGGCTTGCATGGCTATGATGATGGTGGAAGGATGAGTTGGGGAGAGAGATGGGGATAAAATTTTAAAGGGATAATGATTACAAATGGGGACATGACGGCAACGCTTTCCTTTATCTTAGACATTAAATCATTAAAACCCGAAATTAACACCAACACCACCCAAACCCAACTTGGCGCAGCCATAGCCGCCATTTGCCATCCTTTCATCTTTTTCATTTTCGGGCGATTTTCTTTTTCTGTTTATGATTTCATTGATCTGTAATGAATATTAAGGACTATTTACTATAGTGGAAGAACTGGGTTTGAGAGAGAGAGAAACGAAAAAGTTTTGAAGAGACAGAGACAGAAGAGAAAAGGATAAAATCCCACCGAATTTATTTAAAAAGTTTGCAGCACTGGCTTTTATTTTAATTTGTTGCGAGTGTCTGTTGAGAATTGAATTAAAAAAAATGTAAAGACAGAAGGTGGAGATTCTAGAGAGAGAGAGGCCCCTAACTCAGGTATTTAAGAAGCTCAACATCTCTGCAATCATGAAAAACTCGAAGAAAACCTTAACGGCCCTCTCCTTCCAAGTTCCATCATCCCCAACCTTTCGATTCTTTTTATATTTTCTTCCATTTTTATTAAATAAAATTCAGGGGATTTTGTTTTTCTGAGATGGGCCCTCATGAAGTCTCTGTGCTATATATGATTTGCTCACTGATGCTATAGTGATATAATTCACATGAGCTGTGCCTTTTTTCTCCAGTTTCGAAGCTCTATCTAAGCTCAAACCCGTTTAGCTTATAACTCACGTTATACGTGCTGCTCCTATATAAACCCCCCCGTATCTCACTCTCATTTCCTCACCTCCAGCTCCTTCTTGCTCTTTTACTAATCCGGCAATCTAGTTTCCGGCTGAGTTCAGTGATCAGAAACATGGTAGCAGATTTAAACCTCTTTAATATAACAGTGAGGGAGTTCGACCCGAACAAGGACTGTTCTGGCATCGAAGACGTCGAGAGGCGGTGTGATGTTGGCCCCAGCGGCGAGGTCTCTCTCTTCACGGACCTCCTCGGCGACCCGATTTGCCGAGTCCGAAACTCTCCTGCCTTTCTCATGCTGGTAAATAAATTAATAACCATGCATCACCATCATAACACATGCTCTCTTATTTGATCTCTTTCCCCGATTCTAAACTGACACGTTTAACTAGCTAACTCTGGCTTGTTTTCCATGAACATGGTTTAGGTGGCTGAGCTGGGCGAGGAGAAAGAGATAGTGGGGATGGTAAGAGGCTGCATCAAAACCGTTACATGCGGCAAGAAGCACTCCAGAAATAGTAAAAACGTTACAGTTAGCCACCGCAATAATAATGATGGTGACGATAATATCATCAAACCTGTCCCTGTTTACACCAAGCTCGCTTACATCTTAGGCCTTCGCGTGTCTCCCTCTCACAGGTTCATAAACTTTTCTCAAAACTTTCCATTTCCACTTCTCAATAATACTATTTTCTCTTTTACATAAATTAACTAAATTTTTTTGTTGGGTACAGGAGGATGGGAATAGGGTTGAAGCTAGTGAAGAGAATGGAGGAGTGGTTCGCTGAAAACGGCGCCGAGTACTCTTACATGGCCACCGATAACGATAACCAAGCTTCCGTTAAGCTCTTCACCGGAAAATGCGGCTACGCCAAGTTCCGTACGCCGTCCATTCTCGTCAACCCGGTGTTCGCTCACCGTGTCAAGGTCACCAGACTCGTGACAATCATCAAGCTCACTCCCTCCGAGGCCGAGAAGCTCTACCGCCGCCGATTCTCCACCACCGAGTTTTTCCCGCGCGACATTGACTCCGTCCTCAACAACACCCTTAGCCTCGGGACATTTCTAGCCGTCCCACATGGCGCGTTCTCGGGGAAGTCGTGGCCGGGGTCGGACCAGTTCCTGGCCGACCCGCCCGAGTCTTGGGCCGTGATCAGCGTCTGGAACTGTAACGACGTGTTCAAGCTCGAGGTGCGAGGCGCGTCGCGCGTGAAGCGGACGTTCGCGAAGACGACTCGGATCGTGGACCGGGCGCTCCCTTGGCTGAACATCCCTTCGGTTCCGGAGCTCTTCCGCCCTTTCGGGGCGCACTTTCTCTACGGTCTCGGCGGCGTAGGCCCACGCGCGGTAAAGTTTTTAAAGGCGCTTTGCGACCACGCGCACAACTTGGCCAAAGAAAGCGGGTGCGGGGTGGTGGCTACGGAGGTTTCGAACCACGAACCGCTTAAGGCGGGAATTCCACACTGGAAGAGACTATCGTGCGCCGAGGATCTATGGTGCATCAAGCGGCTCGGGGAAGACTACAGCGATGGCTCTGTCGGTGACTGGACCAAGTCGCCACCTGGCATGTCCATTTTTGTCGACCCCAGAGAGATCTAGTGTTTACGTAAAGAATCCAAACTAGTTTTTATCTTACGGTGTATGTAACTTTTTGTTTTTTGGTTTAGAGCAAAGCAGCAAGATCAGGGTTTGTGGAGAAGGAAGAAGAAGATTTAAGATATGGGGTTCTGTTTTCTGGGTTTTAAATTTTAGTTGTAAGAGGGAATATCCAATCCGATCTGATCTCCTTCATCTCCCCAGCTTTTGTAAATGGAAGTGGCTTTTTCAGATGATTAGATCCTCCTCTTCCTCTTCTGGGCCAGAACGCAGCCTTGGGTTCTTGTGGTTCCTAATCTTTGCTTTAAATGAAAAAAAAAACAAAAAAAAAACAAAGGGGTTCGATCTCCGCGATCTTTTGTAATGGTGATTGTGATCAAAATCATTGTCATTCAGAATATCCCTATGAATTTGTTCATGCTAATTAAGAAAAAAACAAAGGGGGCTCTCAATCACCTTTTGGGGCAATACCATATCTATCATTTGTCCTTGATTATATGCTAAGGTCGACCCTAGAAGAAGATGATGCCTTTTGCTCGATCACTATATATACATTCTTTAGGTTCTTTCTAGTTAAGGGTAGTGGGAATATAAAGTGCTTGAAATGGACTAGGAATATTGAAATGACCTAAACCCTAATGAGAGGGTAAACTAGTATTTGCTAGACTCTTTCTTGGATTGTACTACTTATGTCATATTCATTTTCATATGACAACACACATACGCATATAACAAATGTGCATATACTCTTTGTGGATGAACTTTCAACTTTTGGTTTGGGTGGTGTCGGGGATTCTTTTCTTAATTTGCTTTCTTGGGTTGTTGGGTTGTTTTT encodes:
- the LOC101308505 gene encoding uncharacterized protein LOC101308505 → MVADLNLFNITVREFDPNKDCSGIEDVERRCDVGPSGEVSLFTDLLGDPICRVRNSPAFLMLVAELGEEKEIVGMVRGCIKTVTCGKKHSRNSKNVTVSHRNNNDGDDNIIKPVPVYTKLAYILGLRVSPSHRRMGIGLKLVKRMEEWFAENGAEYSYMATDNDNQASVKLFTGKCGYAKFRTPSILVNPVFAHRVKVTRLVTIIKLTPSEAEKLYRRRFSTTEFFPRDIDSVLNNTLSLGTFLAVPHGAFSGKSWPGSDQFLADPPESWAVISVWNCNDVFKLEVRGASRVKRTFAKTTRIVDRALPWLNIPSVPELFRPFGAHFLYGLGGVGPRAVKFLKALCDHAHNLAKESGCGVVATEVSNHEPLKAGIPHWKRLSCAEDLWCIKRLGEDYSDGSVGDWTKSPPGMSIFVDPREI